CATCCCTTCTGCTATTCCTCCCCTCTTATTcatccctctttcactctctttttagatTAAAACACGGGCTCTGTGTATGAAGAGTTTATGTTCAATGTAATATTATTTTGTCATGGTGTGGGCATATGAGAAAGTATGGCAGTGGTTTAAAGGAGTGTCTTTAtccgcccccctctctctctctctctctctctctctctctctctctctctctctctcagatgtgTGTAGATAAGCTGTTGCCCCTGAGCTCTTTCTCTACAGCTTTCCATCAGCCCACGTACAACAAGCAGCCCATGTACAGGAAGGCCATCTATGAAGTGCTAAAGGTGAGAGAACAGGATACTGAAACCATTTCTGGCCACTGCTTAAAACAGGATGGCTGTGATGGCCATAGCAGACACCTGCACATGTGACGTCACTGATGTCGAACCATCACTGACTCGTTGAGTCATTTTTATTGTCCCCCCATGAAACATCATTCCACACAACACATAATTAGCCCTTAGTTTAACCCCTCAGTCAGAGCTCAGGTCGGGATGGGGTCATTACAGCTTTGAGGCATGTCCATAATCCTGTGTGACATGTCCTCCGCACAGGTTACATAAGGGTTGAGAACACTTCATTTTTGAAATAGCCCATTAGAAAGTTAGTTTTGCTAATACAAATAATTGCCCAGACAGATGTTAACACCTAATTAATGGCTAATGAGCCGAAACAGTTGTAGGAATGCACAGCACTTCTGGCTCCTGTCTCCCGCGCGTAAATCTGCCAAATACGCTGCTGACAACCCCAGTGTTGCACGCCAATGAGTAATGCAAGCTGAGTTAGATCATGATCATTTACGTGCTGTCGGAAACTCAGCGAAAAACTCCACGACAGACATGTAGACAGaaactatccctctctctcacgcacacacacacacacacacacacacacacacacacacacaaggatggaaagtctctctctctctctctcttacaaactctcacacacacacttacacacacactcacacataccacatacacacactgaatctTGATCTAAATTATTGGCAACGTGCCAGAGTGGGATTAGAAGAGCTGGTGCAGTGTTTGTTATGTTTCTTTTTGAAGTTCTTGAAAACCACATCAGGATTTGGCTCCAATGGGTTACCCACCCTGGAGGATGTTGCTTCTCACTCAGTCTGTCCTTTTGAAGTTCAATTTCGTTCTGCATTTGAATTTAAAGTGGGGACACGTTTTGGAAATTGGAGGATGCTTATCTTGCATATGTACCCCTTAAGTATCTCGCCAAATGAACAAGGACAGATGCCACAATATATTTGCCATGTCAAGTCATGTACAGACCAATTACTGAACATGAGCTAGTTCTGCAGTAGCCATTCTGACATCAAAATAATGACACGGACAGATGACATAAAGGTAGAAATCTGATATATTGATAAGCTAATTTGacgttaaagctgcagttggcaagtctgacagattgaaggGACTTaaccaaaattttgaatgtttacaactctcatgcccctcccctacTACCACGAGccccctctcatcgagtttgtgctcgtcattgcgcaccagactgtgattgacagtcagatctcacacagccttgctctgattggaccagaagaaccgggagcccacaaaacaaataacaggctctagatggaggtagaagtgcggggttttttctaaaaccggctgatttatgttgttctgtcggagcatagtgtcagtttcagtgaatatgatcaaagaaatcttgccaactgcagctatAAAGCTATGTTTATGAAGGACATTCAGGGCGTCCTCTGGTGGTAATATTAGGAATTACGGATGTTGATTCAGGTGGTTGTGGAGCTGAACAGCTGTTTGTGCTTGACACATACTTCATCAGTCCCCCCACATAATGACTGGCATGAGTTCAAATTCCACTCAGCCCTCAGTACAAACCCAGCAAGGCCCTGAGCCTCAGGAAACGCTGTCCTTCCCACCTCATGATTTGACCTTGACCTTGTCACCAtgtctctctcacttacacacacacccataaacactCACATGTCTGTTTAAACAGTACAATTGAAGTGCTCCTTAAATATAGTACAAAAATACCCCGATGCTACATGTGAATtactaaaagtgtgtgtgtgtgtgcatttgtgcacaGGTGGCCAGCACACGTTCGGGTAAGTTTCCTGCGTGCGTGTCCACTGATGAGTCGGACTCTGCAAAGAACGTGGAGATGGAGAGCCGCCAGCTGATCGAGTGGGCCAGCTCCGGATTCCAGCCCCTCGGGGCCAAGGGCCTGGAGCCACCCGaaggtacacgcacacacacacacacgcacgcacacacacacacacacactaggggccACGGGCCTGGAGCCACCCGaaggtacacgcacacacacacacacacacacacacacacacacacacacacacacacacacacacacccgcacgcacacacacacacacactaggggccACGGGCCTGGAGCCACccaagggtacacacacacacacacacacacacacacatatacacacacacacttatacactcaTACACTTACCTTCACTAACCTGTGTTGCAGCCGAGCGTAACCCGTACACAGAGGTGGATGGGGATGTGTGGGCAGAGCCAGAAGCAGCCTCCTATGCCGCTCCCCCTGCCAAGAAACCACGCAAAAGCGCCGTGGAGAAGCCCAAGATCAAAGAGATCATTGATGAGGGAACCAAgggtatctctctctccccctctctctctcataaacacacacactctctcatacacactcatatactgCTCAACAAAATTAAGCATTATTATTAAGCATTAAAATTAAGCATTATAACATTATtaaacacttcaatcatacactggatcggtactctgacactgtttggttctgagcacaagtaaaacttttgaggcgttttattttgcaagaactgtcagacattctgtgaatgtagtttgagaatggagaaaagggtggaaggtttcaaaaaaatgtgttttaacatgtggaaaactgtaagtgttcccttaattctTTTTTAGCAGTGTATAATTCAGCACCACTCACATTATTGTATTTCAGAATATACAAACAAATACTGTATATTCTGACTTAAACAGTACATTATTtaccacatagacacacacaaatgcataaacacagtatacatttatttaaatatatGTTTCCTCCCCATAGAGAGGCTCATATATGAAGTCAGAGAGAAATGTCGAAATATTGAAGGTAAGATTATCTCAGCTTTTTCATTATCAGtgttcctgtgtatgtgtgtgtgtgtgtgtgtgtgtgtgtgtgtgtgtgtgtgtatatgtgtgtgtgtgtgtgtgtgttggtgtgtgtgtgtggggggggggggttgtgtgtgtatacatgtgtgtgtgtgtgtgtgtgtgcatatatgtgtgtgtgtgtgtgtgtgtgtgtgtgtgtgtgtgtgtgtgtgtgtccgagtgATAGCTCTAGGATCTGTTAGAACTGTCTgcgtttacctgtgtgtgtacgttcaGTAGTGTACTGACCGTAGAGACCGTTGTTCAGTATACTGTTACAGTACTGCTGGCCAGAACTGGCACACACAGCTCGGTGTCAGCTCCAGCAGCTAAACAGAGAGCGACACACAGGTCTAttactacagtatgtatatgCACCCATACTGTATATGCTGACATGTTATATCAGTGTTGGAATGCAAATAGTGCTCCATTCTAAGAAGACTGTATATTTCTGTATATTTTCAGCGAGAGttatttattctctctctctctctctctctctctctctctctctctctattgtatGTAGACATCTGTATCTCCTGTGGGAGTCTGAATGTGGATCTGGAACACCCACTCTTCAACGGAGCCATGTGCCAGAGCTGTAAGGTAAGCAAACACTCCCCTGCCTGCAAACACTCTCCTGACCATGTCTTACAGTGTTTACACACTAACTGCCTTTAGTGTCACTGCATGAAAAGTGTAATTCTCGTCCCCGTAAATGCTCGGAAATCTGACAATTAACAGCCTGCGGACGTCGCTTTTGTCTGTGCCACATATGGTCGGAAATGAACTATGATGTATGTGGAGAACTGGCGTATGTGGAGAACTGAACTGTTTTTAATCGAGAAAGCAACTCGAACCAAGCTGGACCAAAACTATTCAATAGTGTTGAAACATGGGAATTGCAATTGAAGACATTGATTTGTGACATTGGACTGTAATCCGTTCCTTTCTAGCCTACAATACTAACATGCATCTGAATATTGTAATAACAGAAAAGACATAGACTCGTGAGAGAGGAGGTAGAGTGTAGGTGGTGTTGACCTGATACAGGGGCAGTAGAGTGTAGCTGGTGTTGACCTGACACAGGGCAGTAGAGTGTAGCTGGTGTTGACCTGACACAGGGCAGTAGAGTGTACAGTAACTGGTGTTGACCTGACACAGGGCAGTAGAGTGTAGCTGGTGTTGACCTCACAGACTGTAATACTTGTAATacagtgtttttattttgttagtATTTAAACACCTGATATTGTTTTGATAAAGTTGTgttaagcctctctctctctctttctctctctctctctctctctctctctctcactctctctctctgtctgtctgtctgtcttttagaACTGTTTCCTGGAATGTGCGTATCAGTATGACGATGACGGCTACCAGTCCTACTGCACTATATGCTGTGGAGGTCGCGAGGTGCTTATGTGCGGCAACAACAACTGCTGCAGGTCAAGGCCATGGCGCACAAGCACAATTACAATCACAATCACACCCTGGGGtcaactcatgcacacacacacacacacacacaagtctgtACTTTTAAAACACTACAGGTTGCTCATATTTGCatgctcatatgtgtgtgtgtatgtgtgtgtgtgtgtgtgtgtgcaggtgtttttgtgtggagtgtgtggatcTGTTAGTGGGTACGGGTGCGGCACAAGCGGCGATCAGAGAGGACCCGTGGAACTGCTACATGTGCGGCGAACGCAACGTCTACGGACTGTTGCGTCGCCGCGACGACTGGCCCAGCCGCTTACAACACTTCTTCGCCAACAACCACGACCAGGAATTTGTGAGTCCActgcagaccacacacacacactgtataacaccacacacacactgtataacaccacacacacactcaccacacacactgtatagcaCCGcagacacataccacacacagtgTATAACACCGtagacacataccacacacagggccagaggtactaacgcttttgcgcccacttcaggcgtatttctTTCGCAAcatgcgtgtaaaatcattgcgagcaccagttttgcaagtctttgtactatcaaaGGCAACATTatctttcgttggcctttcgaatgtcttactttcactttcacgtcattcacttaaactttcctacttgctagatttgaccaatcttccatagcctacgtgcacaagtagtttgagtagaactactgatcttcattatctccctgcttgttgacatcttatcatctatggtattatttcatgatcgctaaacgtttgattctttttaatgttgtcatcagttaacttcattcaactgcgcttgtaggctctgccattcagttgtggacgatcgtaaattgcgtttatgggcggagagaggcagagaaagtgTAAGAGATGATAACAAAGTCAATGATCAATAGGCCACATTACTGGTTACACATTACTTAAGCCCTCCAGGTGTGAAATGAGTTCAGTGACTTTCAGTAGTTTTACCTTCCCATACTGTAAGTTCCccttacattttttttgttttttttgtgatcaAATGTTTATTAACAAACTGAAGAATTACAACATTCGCATCACACATCAATCAAATCTTAAAGTCCAGAATTGAATAAACATCAACAGACGACATTCACCCCTCATATAAGTTGAATAGGACCTAGCTGCTTGTATGCAGTCCTATGTTAGCCCTCCACATTCTTTCTGTCCCTCATCTTCTGTTGTTCTGATTTtctccatttttttctttctttctgtgtctgtCGGCCACAGGCACCTCCCAGACTTtaccctccaatagtagcagagaAAAGGAAGCCGATCCGTGTGCTATCTCTGTTTGATGGCATTGCTACAGGTATGTGTGTAATGCACGTTTCCTTTTTAGTAAAGAGCTTCCAATGTTTGATTTGATAGGCAGTGCTGGATTTGGCCACAAGGGTGCGCTATAGATTGGGAGTTTGTGCTCAAATGTAAATATCACTCACTGTTGTGTGTGCTGGTTTCTTGGCTTGTGTCTCTAGTAGGACTCCCAACTGTAAACAGTGTAGCTTCCAAAAGCTTCTAAAAATGTCTTAGTGGGAATTTTCTTTAGACAGGCAGTTATTAAAATTTCATCAGGTTTGATaggcctcaaacacacacacagactttgttTTGCTGATGAAGAATGTTGAAAACAAAGTTTGATGCATATCACACTTCCATTGAATACCTTTCATTTCATAAGTAATTATTTGCATTATGGACATTTCCAGAGAACATTTCATGCGTCTCTGCCCCCATGTTAATCCTTGCAGCTAGAAGGGAATACTAGATTTATGTGAAAACATGTCTTTTAACCCTGTGCGTACATCCATGCCAGCCCTCTTCTGGTTCCCATGGTAGCCACACTTGTCCTTgacccttgacctttgacccccccAGGCCTAGTGGTGCTGCGTGACCTGGGCATCCAGGTGGAGCGCTATGTGGCCTCGGAGGTGTGCGAGGACTCCATCACCGTGGGCATGGTCCGGCACGAGGGGAAGGTCACATACGTGGGCGACGTACGCACTGTCCTGCGCAAGCATGTGAGTAGCCTCTGCGgtgcttttctctcctcctctgttcctCTGTGATTATCCCTTCAATCATGATTCGGGATGGGCATCATTAAGAAATTATCGATATCCATGCCATTGTCGAGTCTGCTTATCGATGCGATTCCTTATCGATTCCCATATTGATTCCTGTAAAACTGGTGCTTATGCAGAACATTTTCACCACATAAAGAGACGTTTTGATACCTACTCTGGAATACCTAATCTATCACTAGTAACACTTCCCCTCCCATGGCTCTGTGTGGACTTCGACCCTTGATCTTCGAccctcacatatgcacacctaTATGTATATGCATGAGTGGAAGAAGCGCACCTTGCCATGCAGCACTCCTGTGGGAggctaagtaagggataatgtatagaacgcacCGGTCATTATCAGGAAAATATGTCCCGATAGATAGGGCGAACCGGACGATAGGGTCTTGCTTCGCTCTGAttggacttattttcccgatattgaccggtgttctatacattatcccgcttattatacggctacttgccaaaacgaaaaaaataaactccacgatatgtctctttacatttatttgttatcatttcatcatggcttttgaAACAAATAGTgtgcaacacacactgaacttgaatcaaacattctttagaacacagctgatcaaacgtctgctttcacttttgaatgaagttccattgcaagtGACCGGGCCACTTGCGAAGTGAAATGAAAGACAAaattaatcagaagcacaaaacctgttgccattgacagcaatCATTATATACTGTACTTTGCAGTGGTAATTATAACGTTTTAACAGACCtctgaacgttgggaaggcccattcatgtgaatgacactttctgcagcactctgaagagctgtGTAATAGTTGCACTTTAATTCATGTGCGGCCTGTTCGTACATGTCATGCCATGTTTGAAGGTGCTCATAGACAGGAGCAAATGATCTCATACATCTGACCCTTTTGTCTCAGATTCAAGAGTGGGGTCCGTTTGACCTGGTGATTGGAGGGAGCCCCTGTAATGACCTCTCCATAGTCAACCCAGCCAGGAAAGGCCTTTATGGTAAGGGTGTGTATCTGGTCATGTGTATATAATGTCTAAGTAACTCGTGCAGAGTTTgggtacgtgtatgtgtgtgtgtgtgtgtgtgtgtgtgtgtgtgtgtgcgtgtgtgagtgtgtgtgtgtgtctgtgtgtgtatgcgtgtgtgtatgcgtgtgtgtgtgagtgtgttttgtgtattcatatgtgtgtgtatgagaagtcATGTGTGCGTTTTGCATCTTCATATGTGTTTAAGAAGGGACAGGTCGTCTGTTCTTTGAGTTCTACCGGCTACTGCATGAGGCTCGGCCCAAGCCTGGTGATGACCGGCCGTTCTTCTGGCTCTTTGAGAATGTGGTTGCCATGGGCGTCAGCGACAAGAGAGACATCTCACGCTTCCTCGAggtaagctctctctctctctctctccctgtctctctctctctctctgtctctctctctctcccctttctctctgttgaAACAAGAGACCACAGACCGCTGAAGAGGAAAGTAGAAATGTGTTTCTTTGTAGAATGACCCCATTTCAGGCAGACAGTTTAcccccagcacccccccccccccccccccacacacacacacacacacacacacacacacacacacacacacctctactagTGGACATTGGTCCAGCTCACTTGCAGGAGTGGTCAATACCAGTTAGCACACTGACGCCAAAAACACAGAGCTCCAAGAACATACAGAGCTGCAGAGGCAAGGGAGTTAATCCCCTGATGTGTTAAAATTGCTTTGTATGTCCAGTATGTATTTAAAGCAGTGACACTGCCCTCTGGGACTTATTTAAATCCATAGTCTTACAATAGGAAGTATTTGATATGAATTCAAGTTAATTAGTGAGACCGTGTATACATTAAAGTACTGGGGCTTATTCATCATTCATTTAATCAGAAATCATTCAaacattagatagatagatagatagatagatagatagatagatagatagatactttgttgattcccaaggggaaattcaggaattATTTCGGGTATTATTATACATATGTACACTTTAGATGTCAGGCAAGGGGTGTTGGGAGACAGGGGTGTCGTCTGAGGATGCTCAGCATGGGGTTCTCATTGTCTGGCCCTCTGGAGATGCATCCACAGGACCATTGCATTTAAATGGACCTGGCTAATTTTAGGATTTGGAACATGATTGATCACCTGAGTATCATCTGATTATCCACTGACCGCATTTGATAACATGCCTGACCCTAGCTGTGCTcaattttcctcacgggatcaaaagagtatatatactatacttacagTAATCATAATTTAAAAAGTCACTCAGACCTGCCACCTGGTGGCTGCTCTGTATACTGCAGCCACAAATGGCTGGCTATGCAGTCACACTCAATCACTTACTGAACAGCCTTCCATGAAATAGCGCCATGAGGACTATCTGCAGAATCTCATCTGTTGTGTTTCTATTGGTCTGTAGTGTAATCCTGTGATGATCGATGCCAAGGAGGTGTCAGCTGCCCATCGCGCCCGCTATTTCTGGGGCAACTTGCCGGGTATGAAACGGTAAGGATTATTGCATCAGCCTGGAATCATTCTGGAAGTAGGCTGGCACAAGCCTGAGATTAAGAATGAGTGCCTGTGTTTAGATTGGAGGTCAATGCCAGTAAAAAGACCCCAGAACATAATACCATTTATATTTTCACAGGATTATGATCCCTAGCATCATATTTTACTGTCATATATAGGACATTATGAGCATATTTTAAGCAGTTTAATCCTTCTCTGTCTGATTGTATATAAAACATTTATAAACAGCCCTCTCGTTTTCACCCAGATCAAATGTTCCGCTATGTAATCatattttctccctctctttttgctTTCTTCTGTTCTATACTTTCCCctccatttttttctctctatccccctctcctctctctctcccttttctctctccccctctcctctctttctctctctccctcttcctctcctctctccccctctcctctctctccctctccctctctcccatcctATTTCTCTCCTGCAGACCACTGACTGCTATGGCAACTGATAAGTTGGATCTACAAGACTGCCTGGAGCATGGGCGCACAGCcaaggtatgtgtatgtgtgcgtatttgcgtatgtgcatgtgtgtgtgtgtgtgtgtgtgtgtgtgtgtgtgttatgttgttCCTCATCCATGCTGGGGGTCTGGAAGTTAATTGGGTGTCTCCAGGCCCCCTGTCACCATGGCAGATGCCCAGCTGGTTCCACATAGGCTACACTAGCAAGAATGCCACAGTAGTTCTGATCAGATCACTCATATGGCTACTGTATTGTTTAGAATACAACTagaacaccaacaacaacagcctaAAATATAACACTCTGTATCATATTTTCTTTTCTGTATACATGTGACTACAATGGCCACAGTTTAATGATGCAGAATATGTAATATTTATGATAATGCTCTGATATCATACTCTGATATCTGATACAGTTTTGTAACCTGGGTTCAATGAACCAATTATATTTTCTATTGTATAATTTTGTATGTAACattaaatgttgaatgttttcAGACATATTAATAAATACATGGTGATTTGCCCCCTAAACATTTTGttacaaaatacacacattgTATTGGGCACATTGGGCATGTTTGGTTTGTCTGAACTTCCAGGAGTCTCCTAGTGACAAACGGCACTTTGGGCATGATGCTAATTAAAGTCCCCTAGCCTGTGTTGGGCTCACCCCTGTCTGTTCTAGGATATTAGTCTGGGAATTAGTGAAATGTACAGTGTGCCAACCAAAGTGTGTTGAAAGCTACCCTTGGCTCAAACCAGTGCTATGTTTTGGAAAAAATCACCAACTCTGGAAAAGAGTGgagtcattgttttttttttattattaaaggaTAATCCAATCTTCACATTTATTTCTGGACTACGCCTATTTTGATATCATTAACCCAGACGTAATCAAATGAAGAGTCTGTCGACCACAACAAATTTAGAGAAATGTGTGGAGAGTTAATGCCAGGCCAACCTCTGGGTAGAATTGATGATGTTCAAACTATTTGGAGGGCCAAAGCAGCTAGCAATTTAGTTAGTTAGATACAATTTGCACTCTTCTAGTGTGACTTTCTTGGAAATAGAGGCAATGGCGTACTACTAGACTTTCTTATTATCAAAAACTGAAGCTTAGCCACCTTGTATGACTATGCCTGCTAAAGCAGTGTTTTTCAGTGGTTTTCCTATGCCACTGCCTGTTTTGCATTTCATTAGTTTCCACCTTAGCCTTTTTGTGCCTGAACTCAATTATTTTAAAGCTAGCCAGCAGCATTTTTAAGCTCACTGAAAACACCTAGCTATGTTAGACCATTCATGCTAGCTGCTGTGTTGTTGCCAAGGTGCCGAGTCACTGGAGCTCCTGATTggatgaggaggggggggggggttcggggCCAACCAGAAGGGGTTGTGTGGCTGATTTGAAAGCTGGGTTTGTGTTGCAGTTCGACAAACTGAGAACCATCACCACTCGGTCTAATTCTATCAAGCAGGGCAAAGATCAGCACTACCCCGTCTTCATGAGCGAGAAGGAGGACATCCTCTGGTGTACTGAGATGGAACGGTAATACGGTGACGTGGGTGGGGGGTCGAGAGGGAGGGATGTGGGGCTGTGTGAGGAGGGGTGGTGTCTGTGGAGGGGGTAGATTTGGGTTTTGTTGAAGGGCTTGTTAGTTTGTGTCCATAAAGGGGCatttagatttgtgtgtgtccgTTTCTGTATTCCTGTGGTGtgcgtaaatgtgtgtgtgtgcaagcatgtggAAGGATTTAGTTGGGTGTACTTCTGGGTGTTAGTATGTACAAAAGGTTGTGATGCTAGCAGGGATGTctttgtgtctatatgtgtgtgtgtgtgtttgtgtgtgtttgtgtgtgtgtatgtgtgtgtgtgtgtgtgtgtgtgtgtgtgtgtgtgtgtgtgtgtgtgtaagagagttctcatgtacagtatgtgtgagagagtgtgtgtctgaaaatgTTTGTGCTGGCATACTTCACGCTCGTGTGCTGTGCTCTTGCGACCCACAGGGTGTTTGGCTTCCCTGTGCACTACACGGACGTGTCCAACATGAGTCGGTTGGCCAGGCAGAGGCTGCTGGGAAGGTCCTGGAGTGTACCCGTCATAAGGCACCTGTTCGCTCCGCTGAAGGACTACTATGCTTGTGTTTAGGCAATGTCCTACCCTGTTCCGCCTCTCAAAGGGTCTGATCCAGCTCTCTTCTAATTACAGCCCGGCTATGACCTATGACCCCGTCCCTTTGGTCTGAGATCTTGTAGATCCGCCTCCTCCtgtttctctcatctctccagaGGTGCTATCTAAGGACAACTTTAACCaatcaaaaagaaaacaatgcctgaatttttttgtgtcttttaaaaaaaagaaatacgcCGATGTTGTCACATCATTTTACTCTGTATTGAGTTTTACTTCTCTATGTATGTCTTTTTTTCAGTTTGTTTTCATGGTCTTgaagattttgttttgttttgtgtaaaCTGGTTTGCATGTCTGAGCTGTACAAACAAGGCTTCCCCGCTCAACAGtactgacacagagagaggcacgTGAGAAATAGGTGTACCGtgaatcttgtgtgtgtgtgtgtgtgtgtgtgtgtgtgtgtgtgtgtgtgtgtgtgtgtgtgtgtgtgtgtgtgtgtgtgtgtgtgtgtatctgtgtctgtgtgtgtctgtgtatatgtatgtggtTACAGAAACAAGTCTTCGTCAATTTGGAGCACAAACTGAAGGACATTTAGACAATTTGGAGGGAGGATAACATTCCTTTT
The nucleotide sequence above comes from Alosa sapidissima isolate fAloSap1 chromosome 6, fAloSap1.pri, whole genome shotgun sequence. Encoded proteins:
- the LOC121711260 gene encoding LOW QUALITY PROTEIN: DNA (cytosine-5)-methyltransferase 3A-like (The sequence of the model RefSeq protein was modified relative to this genomic sequence to represent the inferred CDS: deleted 1 base in 1 codon) codes for the protein MPSNAATANPAFKTSDLDCDAATKKTSAGQVEQEAKDASQEVSVTSTPARRVGRPARKRKAVNSCDSAKEGKEAELNGEAENGISQGALQEQRSSSPTPALQNGAPSSPEQEESPPRKKRGRRKLEHPEKHVEEEEEERSCDSLKTEDGVRGRGGLRRKPVPRITFQAGDPFYISRREREELAKLEKMEAEKKAQQVAAMNTLKDLSAAEPQKKEEPAAVFPPTPPAQNPPPVQQHTDPASPTVATTPEPAPIASGTKTMAKASDPEAEYEDGCGHGIGELVWGKLRGYSWWPGRIVSWWMAGRSRTAEGTRWVMWFGDGKFSVMCVDKLLPLSSFSTAFHQPTYNKQPMYRKAIYEVLKVASTRSGKFPACVSTDESDSAKNVEMESRQLIEWASSGFQPLGAKGLEPPEAERNPYTEVDGDVWAEPEAASYAAPPAKKPRKSAVEKPKIKEIIDEGTKERLIYEVREKCRNIEDICISCGSLNVDLEHPLFNGAMCQSCKNCFLECAYQYDDDGYQSYCTICCGGREVLMCGNNNCCRCFCVECVDLLVGTGAAQAAIREDPWNCYMCGERNVYGLLRRRDDWPSRLQHFFANNHDQEFAPPRLYPPIVAEKRKPIRVLSLFDGIATGLVVLRDLGIQVERYVASEVCEDSITVGMVRHEGKVTYVGDVRTVLRKHIQEWGPFDLVIGGSPCNDLSIVNPARKGLYEGTGRLFFEFYRLLHEARPKPGDDRPFFWLFENVVAMGVSDKRDISRFLECNPVMIDAKEVSAAHRARYFWGNLPGMKRPLTAMATDKLDLQDCLEHGRTAKFDKLRTITTRSNSIKQGKDQHYPVFMSEKEDILWCTEMERVFGFPVHYTDVSNMSRLARQRLLGRSWSVPVIRHLFAPLKDYYACV